One Salvia splendens isolate huo1 chromosome 12, SspV2, whole genome shotgun sequence genomic window carries:
- the LOC121759586 gene encoding SNF1-related protein kinase catalytic subunit alpha KIN10-like isoform X2, whose translation MDGLNQDGSSVDSFLRNYKLGKTLGIGSFGKVKIAEHALTGHKVAVKILNRKKIKNMDMEEKVRREIKILRLFMHPHIIRLYEVVETNSDIYVVMEFVKSGELFDYIVEKGRLQEEEARTFFQQIISGVEYCHRNMVVHRDLKPENLLLDSKHNVKIADFGLSNIMRDGHFLKTSCGSPNYAAPEVISGKLYAGPEVDVWSCGVILYALLCGTLPFDDENIPNLFKKIKGGIYTLPSHLSACARDLIPRMLIVDPMKRMSIPEIRTHPWFQAHLPRYLAVPPPDTTQQAKKIDEDILQEVIKMGFDRAALVESIGNRVQNEGTVSYYLLLDNRFRVANGYLGAEFQETVEFGYDHNPSEPVASPVRERLPGVNDHQQFGARQFPTDRKWALGLQSQAHPREIMTEVLKALQELKVFWKKIGHYNIKCRWASDAPGHHEGTLNDSMHDTNYFGDGSAVIEHQGSSVTRHVVKFEVQRVQGPPLLFLDLCAAFLAQLRVH comes from the exons ATGGATGGATTAAACCAAGATGGCAGTAGTGTAGATTCATTCTTACGGAACTACAAACTTGGGAAGACTCTTGGGATTGGTTCATTTGGCAAAGTTAAAATTGCTGAACATGCACTCACAGGCCACAAAGTTGCTGTCAAGATTCTAAATCGTAAGAAGATTAAGAATATGGATATGGAAGAAAAAG TTAGAAGAGAAATCAAAATACTAAGATTGTTTATGCATCCCCACATCATACGTCTCTATGAGGTTGTGGAGACAAATTCTGACATATATGTTGTGATGGAATTTGTCAAGTCTGGTGAACTGTTTGATTACATTGTAGAGAAAGGTAGGTTACAAGAAGAGGAGGCTCGCACGTTCTTTCAACAG ATAATATCTGGAGTGGAGTACTGCCACAGGAATATGGTGGTTCATAGAGATCTGAAACCAGAAAACTTGCTTTTGGATTCTAAACACAACGTGAAGATTGCTGATTTTGGTTTGAGTAACATTATGCGCGATGGTCATTTTCTGAAGACCAGTTGCGGAAGCCCCAACTACGCTGCTCCAGAG GTTATCTCAGGTAAATTGTATGCTGGGCCCGAGGTGGACGTATGGAGCTGTGGTGTAATTCTTTATGCACTTCTCTGTGGCACCCTCCCATTTGATGATGAGAATATTCCAAACctgtttaaaaaaataaag GGTGGAATATACACTCTTCCCAGTCATTTATCTGCTTGTGCAAGAGATTTGATTCCCAGGATGCTTATAGTTGATCCGATGAAACGAATGAGCATTCCAGAGATTCGTACCCACCCTTGGTTCCAAGCTCATCTCCCACGTTATCTGGCTGTGCCACCACCGGATACAACACAACAAGCTAAAAAG ATTGATGAAGATATTCTTCAGGAAGTGATTAAGATGGGATTTGACCGTGCTGCACTTGTTGAATCTATTGGAAACAGGGTTCAAAATGAG GGAACTGTTTCATACTATCTGCTGCTAGACAATCGATTTCGCGTTGCCAATGGCTACCTTGGAGCTGAATTCCAAGAGACTGTG GAATTTGGGTATGACCACAATCCAAGTGAGCCCGTAGCATCTCCTGTCAGGGAACGTCTTCCTGGAGTTAACGATCATCAACAATTTGGAGCAAGGCAATTTCCCACTGACAGGAAATGGGCTCTCGGACTCCAG TCTCAAGCCCATCCTCGTGAGATCATGACGGAAGTTCTCAAAGCTCTTCAAGAACTGAAGGTTTTCTGGAAAAAGATTGGACATTACAACATCAAATGCAGATGGGCTTCCGATGCTCCTGGCCACCATGAAGGGACCCTTAACGATTCCATGCATGACACCAATTATTTCGGTGATGGATCTGCCGTTATTGAACATCAAGGGAGTAGTGTAACCCGACATGTTGTTAAGTTTGAAGTGCAG AGAGTTCAGGGGCCGCCGTTGCTCTTCCTTGATCTGTGCGCAGCTTTTCTCGCGCAGCTTCGTGTACATTGA
- the LOC121759586 gene encoding SNF1-related protein kinase catalytic subunit alpha KIN10-like isoform X1 produces MDGLNQDGSSVDSFLRNYKLGKTLGIGSFGKVKIAEHALTGHKVAVKILNRKKIKNMDMEEKVRREIKILRLFMHPHIIRLYEVVETNSDIYVVMEFVKSGELFDYIVEKGRLQEEEARTFFQQIISGVEYCHRNMVVHRDLKPENLLLDSKHNVKIADFGLSNIMRDGHFLKTSCGSPNYAAPEVISGKLYAGPEVDVWSCGVILYALLCGTLPFDDENIPNLFKKIKGGIYTLPSHLSACARDLIPRMLIVDPMKRMSIPEIRTHPWFQAHLPRYLAVPPPDTTQQAKKIDEDILQEVIKMGFDRAALVESIGNRVQNEGTVSYYLLLDNRFRVANGYLGAEFQETVEFGYDHNPSEPVASPVRERLPGVNDHQQFGARQFPTDRKWALGLQSQAHPREIMTEVLKALQELKVFWKKIGHYNIKCRWASDAPGHHEGTLNDSMHDTNYFGDGSAVIEHQGSSVTRHVVKFEVQLYKTREDKYLLDLQRVQGPPLLFLDLCAAFLAQLRVH; encoded by the exons ATGGATGGATTAAACCAAGATGGCAGTAGTGTAGATTCATTCTTACGGAACTACAAACTTGGGAAGACTCTTGGGATTGGTTCATTTGGCAAAGTTAAAATTGCTGAACATGCACTCACAGGCCACAAAGTTGCTGTCAAGATTCTAAATCGTAAGAAGATTAAGAATATGGATATGGAAGAAAAAG TTAGAAGAGAAATCAAAATACTAAGATTGTTTATGCATCCCCACATCATACGTCTCTATGAGGTTGTGGAGACAAATTCTGACATATATGTTGTGATGGAATTTGTCAAGTCTGGTGAACTGTTTGATTACATTGTAGAGAAAGGTAGGTTACAAGAAGAGGAGGCTCGCACGTTCTTTCAACAG ATAATATCTGGAGTGGAGTACTGCCACAGGAATATGGTGGTTCATAGAGATCTGAAACCAGAAAACTTGCTTTTGGATTCTAAACACAACGTGAAGATTGCTGATTTTGGTTTGAGTAACATTATGCGCGATGGTCATTTTCTGAAGACCAGTTGCGGAAGCCCCAACTACGCTGCTCCAGAG GTTATCTCAGGTAAATTGTATGCTGGGCCCGAGGTGGACGTATGGAGCTGTGGTGTAATTCTTTATGCACTTCTCTGTGGCACCCTCCCATTTGATGATGAGAATATTCCAAACctgtttaaaaaaataaag GGTGGAATATACACTCTTCCCAGTCATTTATCTGCTTGTGCAAGAGATTTGATTCCCAGGATGCTTATAGTTGATCCGATGAAACGAATGAGCATTCCAGAGATTCGTACCCACCCTTGGTTCCAAGCTCATCTCCCACGTTATCTGGCTGTGCCACCACCGGATACAACACAACAAGCTAAAAAG ATTGATGAAGATATTCTTCAGGAAGTGATTAAGATGGGATTTGACCGTGCTGCACTTGTTGAATCTATTGGAAACAGGGTTCAAAATGAG GGAACTGTTTCATACTATCTGCTGCTAGACAATCGATTTCGCGTTGCCAATGGCTACCTTGGAGCTGAATTCCAAGAGACTGTG GAATTTGGGTATGACCACAATCCAAGTGAGCCCGTAGCATCTCCTGTCAGGGAACGTCTTCCTGGAGTTAACGATCATCAACAATTTGGAGCAAGGCAATTTCCCACTGACAGGAAATGGGCTCTCGGACTCCAG TCTCAAGCCCATCCTCGTGAGATCATGACGGAAGTTCTCAAAGCTCTTCAAGAACTGAAGGTTTTCTGGAAAAAGATTGGACATTACAACATCAAATGCAGATGGGCTTCCGATGCTCCTGGCCACCATGAAGGGACCCTTAACGATTCCATGCATGACACCAATTATTTCGGTGATGGATCTGCCGTTATTGAACATCAAGGGAGTAGTGTAACCCGACATGTTGTTAAGTTTGAAGTGCAG CTATACAAAACTCGTGAAGACAAGTATCTGCTTGATCTGCAGAGAGTTCAGGGGCCGCCGTTGCTCTTCCTTGATCTGTGCGCAGCTTTTCTCGCGCAGCTTCGTGTACATTGA
- the LOC121759586 gene encoding SNF1-related protein kinase catalytic subunit alpha KIN10-like isoform X3 — protein MHPHIIRLYEVVETNSDIYVVMEFVKSGELFDYIVEKGRLQEEEARTFFQQIISGVEYCHRNMVVHRDLKPENLLLDSKHNVKIADFGLSNIMRDGHFLKTSCGSPNYAAPEVISGKLYAGPEVDVWSCGVILYALLCGTLPFDDENIPNLFKKIKGGIYTLPSHLSACARDLIPRMLIVDPMKRMSIPEIRTHPWFQAHLPRYLAVPPPDTTQQAKKIDEDILQEVIKMGFDRAALVESIGNRVQNEGTVSYYLLLDNRFRVANGYLGAEFQETVEFGYDHNPSEPVASPVRERLPGVNDHQQFGARQFPTDRKWALGLQSQAHPREIMTEVLKALQELKVFWKKIGHYNIKCRWASDAPGHHEGTLNDSMHDTNYFGDGSAVIEHQGSSVTRHVVKFEVQLYKTREDKYLLDLQRVQGPPLLFLDLCAAFLAQLRVH, from the exons ATGCATCCCCACATCATACGTCTCTATGAGGTTGTGGAGACAAATTCTGACATATATGTTGTGATGGAATTTGTCAAGTCTGGTGAACTGTTTGATTACATTGTAGAGAAAGGTAGGTTACAAGAAGAGGAGGCTCGCACGTTCTTTCAACAG ATAATATCTGGAGTGGAGTACTGCCACAGGAATATGGTGGTTCATAGAGATCTGAAACCAGAAAACTTGCTTTTGGATTCTAAACACAACGTGAAGATTGCTGATTTTGGTTTGAGTAACATTATGCGCGATGGTCATTTTCTGAAGACCAGTTGCGGAAGCCCCAACTACGCTGCTCCAGAG GTTATCTCAGGTAAATTGTATGCTGGGCCCGAGGTGGACGTATGGAGCTGTGGTGTAATTCTTTATGCACTTCTCTGTGGCACCCTCCCATTTGATGATGAGAATATTCCAAACctgtttaaaaaaataaag GGTGGAATATACACTCTTCCCAGTCATTTATCTGCTTGTGCAAGAGATTTGATTCCCAGGATGCTTATAGTTGATCCGATGAAACGAATGAGCATTCCAGAGATTCGTACCCACCCTTGGTTCCAAGCTCATCTCCCACGTTATCTGGCTGTGCCACCACCGGATACAACACAACAAGCTAAAAAG ATTGATGAAGATATTCTTCAGGAAGTGATTAAGATGGGATTTGACCGTGCTGCACTTGTTGAATCTATTGGAAACAGGGTTCAAAATGAG GGAACTGTTTCATACTATCTGCTGCTAGACAATCGATTTCGCGTTGCCAATGGCTACCTTGGAGCTGAATTCCAAGAGACTGTG GAATTTGGGTATGACCACAATCCAAGTGAGCCCGTAGCATCTCCTGTCAGGGAACGTCTTCCTGGAGTTAACGATCATCAACAATTTGGAGCAAGGCAATTTCCCACTGACAGGAAATGGGCTCTCGGACTCCAG TCTCAAGCCCATCCTCGTGAGATCATGACGGAAGTTCTCAAAGCTCTTCAAGAACTGAAGGTTTTCTGGAAAAAGATTGGACATTACAACATCAAATGCAGATGGGCTTCCGATGCTCCTGGCCACCATGAAGGGACCCTTAACGATTCCATGCATGACACCAATTATTTCGGTGATGGATCTGCCGTTATTGAACATCAAGGGAGTAGTGTAACCCGACATGTTGTTAAGTTTGAAGTGCAG CTATACAAAACTCGTGAAGACAAGTATCTGCTTGATCTGCAGAGAGTTCAGGGGCCGCCGTTGCTCTTCCTTGATCTGTGCGCAGCTTTTCTCGCGCAGCTTCGTGTACATTGA
- the LOC121759586 gene encoding SNF1-related protein kinase catalytic subunit alpha KIN10-like isoform X4, with the protein MDGLNQDGSSVDSFLRNYKLGKTLGIGSFGKVKIAEHALTGHKVAVKILNRKKIKNMDMEEKVRREIKILRLFMHPHIIRLYEVVETNSDIYVVMEFVKSGELFDYIVEKGRLQEEEARTFFQQIISGVEYCHRNMVVHRDLKPENLLLDSKHNVKIADFGLSNIMRDGHFLKTSCGSPNYAAPEVISGKLYAGPEVDVWSCGVILYALLCGTLPFDDENIPNLFKKIKGGIYTLPSHLSACARDLIPRMLIVDPMKRMSIPEIRTHPWFQAHLPRYLAVPPPDTTQQAKKIDEDILQEVIKMGFDRAALVESIGNRVQNEGTVSYYLLLDNRFRVANGYLGAEFQETVEFGYDHNPSEPVASPVRERLPGVNDHQQFGARQFPTDRKWALGLQVDGIHSYSFDFCKSLKPILVRS; encoded by the exons ATGGATGGATTAAACCAAGATGGCAGTAGTGTAGATTCATTCTTACGGAACTACAAACTTGGGAAGACTCTTGGGATTGGTTCATTTGGCAAAGTTAAAATTGCTGAACATGCACTCACAGGCCACAAAGTTGCTGTCAAGATTCTAAATCGTAAGAAGATTAAGAATATGGATATGGAAGAAAAAG TTAGAAGAGAAATCAAAATACTAAGATTGTTTATGCATCCCCACATCATACGTCTCTATGAGGTTGTGGAGACAAATTCTGACATATATGTTGTGATGGAATTTGTCAAGTCTGGTGAACTGTTTGATTACATTGTAGAGAAAGGTAGGTTACAAGAAGAGGAGGCTCGCACGTTCTTTCAACAG ATAATATCTGGAGTGGAGTACTGCCACAGGAATATGGTGGTTCATAGAGATCTGAAACCAGAAAACTTGCTTTTGGATTCTAAACACAACGTGAAGATTGCTGATTTTGGTTTGAGTAACATTATGCGCGATGGTCATTTTCTGAAGACCAGTTGCGGAAGCCCCAACTACGCTGCTCCAGAG GTTATCTCAGGTAAATTGTATGCTGGGCCCGAGGTGGACGTATGGAGCTGTGGTGTAATTCTTTATGCACTTCTCTGTGGCACCCTCCCATTTGATGATGAGAATATTCCAAACctgtttaaaaaaataaag GGTGGAATATACACTCTTCCCAGTCATTTATCTGCTTGTGCAAGAGATTTGATTCCCAGGATGCTTATAGTTGATCCGATGAAACGAATGAGCATTCCAGAGATTCGTACCCACCCTTGGTTCCAAGCTCATCTCCCACGTTATCTGGCTGTGCCACCACCGGATACAACACAACAAGCTAAAAAG ATTGATGAAGATATTCTTCAGGAAGTGATTAAGATGGGATTTGACCGTGCTGCACTTGTTGAATCTATTGGAAACAGGGTTCAAAATGAG GGAACTGTTTCATACTATCTGCTGCTAGACAATCGATTTCGCGTTGCCAATGGCTACCTTGGAGCTGAATTCCAAGAGACTGTG GAATTTGGGTATGACCACAATCCAAGTGAGCCCGTAGCATCTCCTGTCAGGGAACGTCTTCCTGGAGTTAACGATCATCAACAATTTGGAGCAAGGCAATTTCCCACTGACAGGAAATGGGCTCTCGGACTCCAG GTTGATGGTATTCACTCTTATTCATTTGACTTCTGTAAAAGTCTCAAGCCCATCCTCGTGAGATCATGA
- the LOC121757660 gene encoding uncharacterized protein LOC121757660 has translation MIVWHPPDAPWVKLNIDGAFSTLTMEAGEGGLVRGSDGGLLRAFCAPIAASSSFEVELLALIRGFEMAMELSTHIWIELDSAALVTLLSSGQLGAADFRHHMALIRSMTSQRHVRLSHIYREGNRAADFLAGRGFRPLPLLTMIQSLRLVI, from the coding sequence ATGATCGTATGGCATCCCCCTGATGCCCCTTGGGTGAAGCTAAACATTGACGGTGCCTTCTCAACATTGACAATGGAGGCGGGGGAGGGAGGATTGGTTCGAGGCTCTGATGGAGGACTTCTGCGTGCCTTCTGTGCTCCGATAGCcgcatcatcgagctttgagGTGGAGCTGTTGGCTCTGATTCGGGGGTTCGAGATGGCTATGGAGCTTTCGACACACATCTGGATTGAGCTTGACTCAGCGGCTCTGGTTACCTTGTTGTCATCTGGACAGCTTGGTGCTGCGGATTTCAGGCATCAcatggctttgatccggagtATGACTTCTCAGCGGCATGTTCGATTAtcacacatctacagagaaggGAACCGAGCTGCTGACTTTCTTGCAGGTAGGGGGTTCAGACCCCTGCCCTTACTTACTATGATCCAATCTCTGCGCCTCGTTATCTGA